A window of Maioricimonas rarisocia genomic DNA:
ACGACCGGGCTACTGGCTCTCGTGGAAACTGGATCAGATAATGGGGAGCAGGCCACCATCCTGTGCCAACCTCGACCTGTTCGACTGCTGGGAAACCTCACAATGTCCTCAACATTCAGGCGTTGCGATACCCAAGTGTTCACTGCACGGTCGTCTACCACGGCTCATCGAGGTAGTTGTCGACCATTCTAGCGAAATCAGGGTCCGCTTGCGGCTTCCACTTTGCCCATTCGTCCGCGATCGCCTGCGCATCGGATGTCGCGTGAACTCTTGAGAGATCAATGAGAAGGTCGCGCCAGTCATCCGGACCATGCGAAAGCGCGGCCAAACAACCAATTGCCCTGCCTACGTTTTCGCGATTCGGGTTGCGGGCCGCCCATCCGACTATTCCGCGAAGCTTCGGTGCCGTTTTCTCGTCCACCGTCGCCTCTGACTGAAGCAGTGCATCGACTTCCGCCAACGCCTGCTGGAGATGCCGTTCACGTCGCCTTGCACGCTTGCCCGACATCTGTACCTCCTGAGAAATGGAGGGGAAAGCATTCCATCGCAACTCCCAAGCCGGATTGCTCCCGCAGTGCGAATGACGATCCTTTAGTGCGCCACGGGCTCCCCAACTACGAATCGAAGGTGCGGCGTCGAACAATTTGTGCCGTCACCAAAAATTCGAGTGGGTCCGCCACCAAGGGCAGATTCTGAATTCGCACACGGATATGCCGGCCCAATCGGACTGGCGCGAAACGTTCCATGCTTAGTCACACCTCAGGTGGCGGAAACCAATTATCGAGGTCGAGCGGGCCGATATACAGGTATCGCCATTCGAGACCTTCTTGAACGGGAGCGAACATCGAACCGAATTCATTCACGTAGAAGCGACCGCCACTGAAGCCTTTGACGGCACGAATCTGGTCAACGACCGCGGCGGCTGCTTCCGGGCTACGGGCCCTGCTCAGCTTGACCTTTTTCTCGACATTCGGGCGTGGAAACAACTTGTAGTAGACATCCTGGCCTCCGGCAGAGAGGACATATGGAATGCCAGGGTGCGGTCCCACCCAATCTGAGCCGGGACCGATCGGCGACCCTTCAAGATCGATCGGCTCTCCGCTGAGAATCTTGCCTTCGAACTCGAAGCGAAGCGGCGTTTCGTACTTACCCGCGTAATAGTACGCTGAGTCGCCCACAACTGGAACGATCACCTGCTTAAACTCATTGATGTAGAACGAACCATTTGGTGGATTGCCCTTCGCCGTCTTGACTGCATTGACCATTCGCGCGAGGTCTGGATGCGCTTGCGTTGTCGGATACCAGCGTTCGTCATCCGTTGTGGAATAGGTCAGGCCAATGACCGGACCCGTTTTCCCGCTGTGAACGCGATACTTGGCGTCTTTGGCCACGTTTCCGGGGCAGTTGCCTTTGAAGACCGAGAATTCCGGCATTGGTTATTCCTGTTCGAACCAGCGGGCCCTGTTGATTCTTCCAACAAAGACTGGCTGCCAGTCATCGGCAGATTTGGGATTGGGGACAATTGGACATTTCGTAATGACCAGGCCGGCGTAATTCACGATGAAGCGAACCGCGCCATGCGACCGAACTTCACGCAGCTTGCTGATCAGTTCCGCATCCTGTCGTGGCGGATTGACAGCTTTGGCGCCATCCTCATCAACCTTCCAGAAGTAGAGTCTGCCACGAACGCTGAGATTAAACTGCATACCGACGTACGGCAGTTTCCACGGATCGCCACAGTGCAGGTCACTCGCGTCGGCGAGGTCAAAGAATCGTTGGTCCTCGAAGACATCTTCGAACGGTAGGCGGCCGTTGAGTCTTCCGGCCAGGAAGACCCGACCATCACCCGAACTGGCGGGAACAAGAACCTGGCCGAACTCGTTGATGGTGAATGCGCCCGTCCCACTGCCTCCGGCCGCCTGTTTCGTGGCAATCACGGCTCCGGTCAGGGCCTGCGAAGTCGGCGAGTCGACTGCGGGGCAAGTGCCGGTCCCATCCTCCGTAACCCAGCGCACTGTTGGGCAGAGCCGGCCGTTGACCGTCTCGATGTGGAACACTGCCGTGTCACCTGGAATTCGGGAATAGCGGCCGGCCCACAATCTTGGCCGAATTGTCTCAAACTCGGTTGTGCTGACAGTCACGATTCATGCCTCGTCGCTCGTGTGGCTGCAAAGAGTTGCTACAAGGGATTGCTCTCGATGTAGTACAAACAGCGTGCCAAAGGTGGATTTATCGCTATGTGCCTTCCGGAAATTCCAGCCCTTTCTCAAGGGCACAGACGAAATACGTTTGCCCGGCTTCGTGGAAAACCACGTGGTTGGCTGCGTTCAAATACAGCTTGCTGACATGCCGTCCCTGCTTGTGAAGCTCGAGCAGGGCGTCAATGACGCGGCGAGCATCAGCGCCCCTAGCCGCGTCGCTGGCCCGATCTCCCGCTCGGGCAAACGCCTCGCCGCCGGGAATTCTTTTGCTAACTACTCCACCGCCTTTCTTCTTGAATTTCAAGTCCTTTTCACTGATGCCAATATTGCGGAAAGGGTACTGCATTCCGAGTTCGGCAGCCTCTGCCCACGTCGCGGGATCGACATCGGGCTCAGAAGTCTTAGGCGGCTCAGCAAACTCAAGCGGTTCGGCGAGACGAGTGACAAAGCGTGTTTCCCAGTCGTCTCGACCCGGCACGCGGATCAGGACGTAGAGTCGTTGGGGAGTCACTCGAAATCGACCTGCCGCTCCCTTGGCTTGCATGATCAGCTCGGCCAGTTCGGCAGTATTTCGCGCGAGCCGGCCATCGGCATCGGTGACGTTCTTCTGTGAGTCGCAAGTGAGTTCTGTTCCCTCGTATTCGCCGGGATAGACCACGCCATGTTCGAGAGACTCCGGTTCGATGTCCGTGTCTTTCGGGAGCGGTGACCGCGGTGGGCCCTCCTGTTCAGTTGGAGCGTCCTCAGCATTCCACAGGTAATAGCGGTTGCGATCGACGCCGGTCGTCGCATCCCAGTCCACCTTCGCGTAAATGTGCTCTTCGGTGGTCTCCGCAGCGTAGAGCACGTGGATACACGACGTTTTTTCTTCACCATCTGGTCCGCGATGGCGTCGCAGCACACGTCCCAGGCTCTGAATCCTCTGCCGCACTGAGCCGGATGACGCCACGATGATTCCCACATCGACGGCCGGTACGTTGAAGCCCTCGATCAAAGACCGAGCGGACACGATGACCTGAGCCACACCGCGGCGGAACAGGTCGAGTCCTGTTTCGCGGATTGATCCCGGCAGTTCGCTGTGTTCGGCAATGGCGGGGAAGCCTTTTTCGCGAAGCCGCAGGTAGAGGTCCATAACCTCATCAATGCTCTCGTGGAACAGGATAATGCGCGCATCGGCGTTGACCGCAAATTCCTGTTCAATGAGCCGTTCGACGCTCTGATGCCGGGACTCCATTCGGTTCAGCAGCTCGCGGCGTTTCGAAGTGTTAGACACAAACCGCATGGCGACTGCGCCCATCTCGCCTTTGTTCCGAGTGGCGACGTTGCGAGCCCACGAAAAGAAATCACCGTCCGACCGCGATTCCCGATGATTCTTCAGCGTCGACATCGCGTCTGAAATCGACCGTGAGAGCGTCTCGTACCGTGACCGCTCTTCGGGCGTCATCGGCAGACCGTAGTGATTAATCGTGAACTTTGGGACGAGTCCTTCCCGCAGGGCGTCCGCGAGGTTGAACTCGTAGATGATCGGCCCGAGTTCCTGCCCGAGCAACGAGTCGTTGTAGCCGGAATCCGCATCGTCTTCACGTTCCGGCGTCGCGGAAAGTCCGAGTGACCAGCGTCTGTCTGATTTGAATATCCGCGACATCTCCTTCGCACCGGTGCGGTGGCACTCGTCGGCAATCAGCATCAGATGGCGACCGGCCCGGGCCCTCTTGACGATTCGCGGGAGCTGACGCGATGCAGACGCCAGAACGGTGATGAGGATGCGCCGGCCATCGCCGAGGTCGTCGGTGTACCCGCCACCCAGTCTGCCAACCGCGGTCAGAGGGATGTTGCCATGCTCGCGAATGGCATCGTACCACTGATGCATGAGCACAATGGTGGGAACAACGATGACCACGCAGAGCTTGTCGTCGAGATCATTCTGCACGCGTTCGGCGATCGACAGAGCCAGCAGCGTCTTGCCCCCCCCCGTGACGACCTTGACCGTTCCACGGCCGTTGGCGTCGAACCAGGCCTGCACACACTCCTTTTGCCACTCGTAGGGGGCAAGGCTGCCAGTCAGCTGCCACCGGTCCGGGACAGGTTCGGGTTCCTGCTCGTCCTCAGCGGAGGCGTCCGCGCGTCGCTTGCTGCCCGTGGTTGCCAGCCATTCCAGCAGTCTCAACTGGTGGAGCTGTAACGACTCCGGATCACCGAAAGGGACATTTGATTGTTCCTGCTCCTGATGACTCATTGGTGATTCACCCTTCCGGGCGCCATTCATGCTCCAATTGTTTGTGCGAGCGATACAGCGAGGTCTTCGGCTCCGTCGATCTGTTCCAGCCGACGCAGATACTCGATTGCCTTCTGTGGCTTCCCTTGAATCGCACGTATTCGAGCCAGGTGGAACAACGCCGTCGGTTCGTACTCGTCGATCATGAGCGCTTCGTTGAAGAACCTCGTCGCAAGATCGGTGTTGCCAAGCTGATGGTAAGCCAGGCCCGTCTTGGACGCGACAAGTGCTGAGGGCTCTTCGTCGTACATTGCACGGAGGATGTCGATGGATTTGCGGACGGCGGATGTCGCTCCTTCCAGGCCGAGGGCAACTGCATAGCGGTACTGATACCAGC
This region includes:
- a CDS encoding DEAD/DEAH box helicase translates to MNGARKGESPMSHQEQEQSNVPFGDPESLQLHQLRLLEWLATTGSKRRADASAEDEQEPEPVPDRWQLTGSLAPYEWQKECVQAWFDANGRGTVKVVTGGGKTLLALSIAERVQNDLDDKLCVVIVVPTIVLMHQWYDAIREHGNIPLTAVGRLGGGYTDDLGDGRRILITVLASASRQLPRIVKRARAGRHLMLIADECHRTGAKEMSRIFKSDRRWSLGLSATPEREDDADSGYNDSLLGQELGPIIYEFNLADALREGLVPKFTINHYGLPMTPEERSRYETLSRSISDAMSTLKNHRESRSDGDFFSWARNVATRNKGEMGAVAMRFVSNTSKRRELLNRMESRHQSVERLIEQEFAVNADARIILFHESIDEVMDLYLRLREKGFPAIAEHSELPGSIRETGLDLFRRGVAQVIVSARSLIEGFNVPAVDVGIIVASSGSVRQRIQSLGRVLRRHRGPDGEEKTSCIHVLYAAETTEEHIYAKVDWDATTGVDRNRYYLWNAEDAPTEQEGPPRSPLPKDTDIEPESLEHGVVYPGEYEGTELTCDSQKNVTDADGRLARNTAELAELIMQAKGAAGRFRVTPQRLYVLIRVPGRDDWETRFVTRLAEPLEFAEPPKTSEPDVDPATWAEAAELGMQYPFRNIGISEKDLKFKKKGGGVVSKRIPGGEAFARAGDRASDAARGADARRVIDALLELHKQGRHVSKLYLNAANHVVFHEAGQTYFVCALEKGLEFPEGT